The Peribacillus sp. FSL P2-0133 genome has a segment encoding these proteins:
- the bioB gene encoding biotin synthase BioB yields MLAENVIKGYKVTKEEALSIVQAPDEEVLEILNAAYLIRKHHYGKKVKLNMIINTKSGLCPEDCGYCSQSIVSEAPIDKYAWLTKEKIVEGAQESIRRKAGTYCIVASGRRPTNREIDHVIEAVKEIRETTDLKICCCLGFLNEEHAGKLAEAGVHRYNHNLNTSQENYSKITSTHTYEDRVDTVEAVKDAGMSPCSGAIFGMGESEAEAVEIALSLRSLDADSIPCNFLNAIDGTPLEGTSELTPTKCLKLISMMRFVNPSKEIRLAGGREVNLRSMQPMALYAANSIFVGDYLTTAGQEPTADWGIIEDLGFEIEECAL; encoded by the coding sequence ATGTTGGCAGAGAACGTTATCAAAGGATATAAAGTGACGAAGGAAGAGGCATTATCCATCGTACAAGCCCCAGACGAAGAGGTTTTGGAAATTCTGAATGCAGCCTATCTCATACGTAAGCACCATTATGGGAAAAAGGTTAAATTGAATATGATCATCAATACAAAGTCAGGATTATGTCCGGAAGATTGCGGCTACTGCTCGCAGTCGATCGTTTCGGAAGCCCCAATCGATAAATATGCTTGGCTGACTAAAGAAAAGATTGTCGAGGGAGCGCAAGAATCAATTCGTCGCAAAGCGGGTACTTATTGCATCGTTGCGTCCGGCCGACGTCCTACCAACAGGGAAATCGATCATGTCATTGAAGCGGTAAAAGAAATCCGCGAAACGACGGATCTTAAAATCTGCTGCTGTTTAGGTTTCTTGAATGAGGAACATGCCGGCAAACTGGCGGAAGCAGGCGTTCATCGCTACAACCACAACTTGAATACATCACAGGAGAACTACAGCAAAATTACATCGACACATACATATGAAGACCGGGTAGATACAGTTGAAGCTGTGAAGGATGCCGGAATGTCCCCATGTTCTGGTGCCATTTTCGGTATGGGGGAATCTGAGGCGGAAGCGGTGGAAATCGCCCTATCCTTACGAAGCCTTGATGCAGATTCCATTCCTTGTAATTTTCTCAATGCAATTGACGGAACGCCGCTTGAGGGAACTTCCGAGTTGACCCCCACTAAATGCCTGAAATTGATTTCGATGATGAGATTCGTTAATCCGAGTAAAGAAATTCGTCTGGCCGGCGGTCGTGAGGTCAATCTCCGTTCCATGCAGCCTATGGCACTTTATGCAGCCAATTCCATCTTCGTCGGCGATTATTTAACGACAGCCGGTCAAGAACCCACAGCCGATTGGGGAATCATCGAAGACCTTGGATTTGAAATTGAAGAATGTGCTCTTTAA
- a CDS encoding biotin transporter BioY → MKARTISYVALFTALTAIGAFIKIPIPYIPFTLQILAVYLAGALLGPRLGMLSQLCYVLIGLIGVPVFAEGGGFGYIFKPTFGYLLGYILGAYVNGWLINRFSLSTIRSIFFANAASLLTVYFFGCIWLYGAMKWIVETPLSINQTILYGFLLPVPGDLMLCILCAAIIQQVRPRIEKFINVKELNHPWAKPTL, encoded by the coding sequence TTGAAAGCAAGGACGATTTCTTATGTGGCCCTTTTTACCGCGTTAACTGCCATTGGCGCCTTTATTAAGATACCTATCCCTTACATACCATTCACACTGCAAATTCTGGCAGTCTATTTGGCAGGCGCATTATTGGGGCCCCGGCTTGGGATGCTCAGTCAGTTATGCTACGTCTTGATCGGACTTATCGGGGTGCCCGTGTTTGCTGAAGGCGGGGGATTCGGCTACATATTCAAACCCACTTTCGGCTATTTGCTCGGATATATACTGGGAGCCTATGTAAATGGATGGCTGATCAACCGGTTTTCCCTCTCCACGATTCGTTCCATATTCTTTGCTAATGCCGCCTCTTTGCTGACAGTTTACTTTTTCGGCTGCATCTGGCTGTATGGTGCGATGAAGTGGATTGTGGAAACGCCGCTTTCAATCAACCAAACGATTCTTTACGGCTTCTTATTACCTGTACCCGGTGATTTAATGCTATGCATTCTATGTGCTGCCATCATTCAACAAGTACGTCCGCGCATTGAAAAATTTATAAACGTAAAGGAGCTGAATCATCCATGGGCCAAGCCTACTTTATAA
- the bioD gene encoding dethiobiotin synthase — translation MGQAYFITGTGTDIGKTIVTSALYLSLQTLGKSVTIFKPFQTGINEENNTYPDISWFEQELGVKESGFYTLEPETSPHLAIKLTGSQIDEKKVVERVHELEEMYDIVLVEGAGGLAVPLIERTEGFYMTADFIRDCRMPVLFVSTSGLGAIHDVVTTHSYAQVHDINVKTILYNHYRPEDRIHQDNIETIEKLTGLNGLACIPTMADVRKDLRKCILNLLGDQNYTQQLKEVFKA, via the coding sequence ATGGGCCAAGCCTACTTTATAACCGGAACTGGCACGGATATTGGAAAGACCATCGTCACGAGTGCGCTCTATCTGTCGCTTCAAACATTGGGAAAAAGCGTCACGATCTTCAAGCCATTTCAAACTGGAATCAATGAGGAAAATAATACATACCCGGATATATCTTGGTTTGAGCAGGAGCTCGGTGTAAAGGAATCAGGGTTTTACACACTGGAGCCCGAAACTTCCCCACATTTGGCGATTAAATTAACTGGTAGTCAAATCGATGAGAAGAAAGTCGTGGAAAGGGTTCATGAACTTGAGGAAATGTATGACATCGTATTAGTCGAGGGCGCTGGCGGATTGGCTGTGCCGCTCATTGAACGGACGGAAGGTTTCTATATGACGGCGGATTTCATAAGGGATTGCCGCATGCCTGTCCTCTTCGTATCCACAAGCGGTTTAGGGGCGATTCATGATGTCGTGACGACCCATTCTTATGCCCAAGTCCATGATATAAACGTGAAAACCATTTTGTATAATCATTACCGGCCAGAAGATCGGATTCATCAAGACAATATCGAAACCATTGAAAAGCTGACTGGGCTGAATGGTCTCGCCTGCATCCCAACAATGGCCGATGTCAGAAAAGACTTGAGGAAATGCATCCTTAATTTGCTTGGTGATCAAAATTATACCCAACAACTGAAAGAGGTGTTCAAAGCATGA
- the bioA gene encoding adenosylmethionine--8-amino-7-oxononanoate transaminase, with protein MNSQDLEQWDKEYVWHPFTQMKTYRESKPLIIERGEGSYLIDVDGKRYLDGYASLWVNVHGHNEPELNGALIEQVNKVAHSTLLGSANVPSILLAKKLAEITPGSLSKVFYSDTGSAAVEIALKVAYQYWQNIDPVKHQNKNKFVSLDEAYHGDTVGAVSVGGMDLYHRIFKPLLFQRISAPSPYAYHMTEYGDQEAVKNHCLKELEKLLQEQSEEIAGLIIEPLVQGAAGIITHPQGFLKEVEQLCKKYNILLICDEVAVGFGRTGTMFACEQEDVVPDIMCMGKGITGGYMPLAATIMNEQIFQSFLGEREEHKTFYHGHTYTGNQLACALALKNIELMESRNLIKDIQKKSKYLSQRLQALYELPIVGDIRQRGFMIGVEIVKDRETKETFTLQENVVSGIIHTARENGLIIRELGPVITMMPILSMSEKELDFMVETVYRAIQEVSIHKGLIPAAN; from the coding sequence ATGAACAGTCAGGATTTAGAACAATGGGATAAGGAATATGTATGGCATCCGTTCACGCAAATGAAAACGTATCGGGAAAGTAAACCGCTGATCATCGAGCGCGGCGAAGGCAGCTACCTGATTGATGTGGATGGTAAACGCTACCTCGACGGCTATGCTTCATTATGGGTGAATGTGCACGGGCATAACGAGCCGGAATTAAACGGCGCCCTTATTGAACAAGTGAATAAAGTCGCGCACTCCACGCTGCTTGGATCTGCGAATGTACCATCGATCTTACTGGCAAAAAAACTGGCAGAGATCACTCCTGGTTCTTTATCGAAAGTATTCTACTCCGACACGGGATCTGCCGCTGTGGAAATCGCTCTTAAAGTCGCTTATCAATATTGGCAGAATATCGATCCCGTCAAACATCAGAATAAAAACAAATTCGTCTCACTTGACGAAGCATACCACGGCGATACTGTCGGAGCTGTGAGTGTGGGCGGCATGGATCTATACCATAGAATCTTTAAGCCCCTCTTATTTCAACGGATCTCCGCCCCCTCACCATATGCCTATCACATGACTGAGTACGGGGATCAAGAAGCCGTGAAAAACCATTGCTTGAAGGAACTGGAGAAGTTACTGCAAGAACAATCAGAGGAAATTGCAGGATTGATCATTGAACCGCTGGTACAGGGAGCAGCAGGCATCATAACCCATCCCCAGGGCTTTTTGAAAGAGGTCGAACAATTATGCAAAAAGTACAATATCCTCTTAATTTGTGACGAAGTTGCCGTAGGATTCGGTCGCACCGGTACAATGTTTGCCTGCGAACAGGAAGATGTCGTCCCCGATATCATGTGTATGGGCAAAGGGATCACTGGGGGATATATGCCACTCGCAGCCACCATCATGAACGAGCAGATCTTTCAATCCTTCTTGGGAGAACGGGAAGAACATAAAACCTTCTATCACGGCCACACCTATACAGGAAACCAGCTAGCCTGTGCACTGGCCCTGAAGAATATCGAGCTGATGGAAAGCCGCAATCTCATTAAAGACATCCAGAAAAAATCTAAATATCTATCACAAAGACTGCAAGCGCTATACGAACTTCCGATCGTCGGCGATATTCGCCAGCGCGGCTTCATGATTGGAGTGGAAATCGTTAAAGACCGTGAAACAAAAGAAACGTTCACCCTCCAAGAGAACGTCGTTTCCGGGATCATCCATACAGCACGGGAAAATGGCCTGATCATCCGGGAACTTGGTCCAGTCATCACGATGATGCCAATCCTTTCCATGTCAGAAAAAGAACTCGATTTCATGGTCGAAACCGTCTACCGTGCCATCCAGGAAGTCTCCATTCATAAAGGATTGATTCCAGCAGCAAACTGA
- a CDS encoding YesK family protein: MMLGVPLLVACVPGMLVVFLAWWFRKLHLSLFIRLLPGILTVITSIILFYIGFVNIRGFEGAGYGILAFFLLPFAIAASIIAIKNRGVQR; the protein is encoded by the coding sequence ATGATGTTGGGAGTTCCACTCCTGGTTGCTTGTGTCCCTGGAATGTTAGTAGTATTTTTGGCGTGGTGGTTTAGGAAATTACATTTATCTTTATTTATAAGGCTTTTACCAGGCATATTAACTGTAATAACTTCAATTATTTTGTTTTACATTGGTTTTGTGAACATTAGAGGGTTTGAAGGAGCTGGATATGGAATACTGGCTTTCTTTTTACTTCCCTTTGCTATTGCGGCTTCAATTATTGCGATTAAAAACAGAGGTGTACAAAGATAA
- a CDS encoding peptide MFS transporter, with protein MATINKQKIVDSVPQKGFFGNPKGLFTLFFTEFWERFSYYGMKAILVYYMYYEVSKGGLGLDEPTALALVSIYGSLVYMSGIIGGWLADRIFGTSKAVFYGGILIMLGHIVLAVPGSLSMFFVSMVLIVLGTGLLKPNVSSIVGEIYAENDERRDSGFSIFYMGINMGAFLSPFVVGTVGMDYSFHLGFGLAAIGMLIGLIVFVATKKKNLGLAGTLPANPLSQNEKKSVFTKLGIAALIIAAIIGITAAKGILTIQTFINLVGILGIVIPTLYFIFMYRSPKTTSVERSRLIAYIPLFIAAVMFWAIQEQGATILASYADKRTQLNFAGIEINPAWFQSLNPLFIITLAPVFAWLWIKLGKRQPTIPQKFSIGLLFAGLSFLVILLPVYFGGSDALVNPLWLVLSYFLVVLGELCLSPVGLSATTKLAPAAFSAQTMSLWFLASAAAQALNAQIVRFYTPQTEMAYFGVIGVASMVLGLILMVLSPKIQGYMKGIR; from the coding sequence ATGGCAACGATAAATAAACAGAAAATTGTGGATAGTGTACCTCAAAAAGGTTTTTTTGGAAACCCTAAAGGATTATTCACCCTTTTCTTTACTGAGTTCTGGGAGCGTTTCTCCTATTATGGCATGAAGGCAATTCTTGTTTACTATATGTATTACGAAGTTTCTAAAGGGGGACTAGGTCTTGATGAACCCACAGCCCTTGCCCTTGTATCCATTTACGGATCTTTAGTATATATGTCAGGTATAATTGGCGGATGGCTTGCCGATAGGATCTTCGGGACTTCCAAAGCCGTATTTTACGGTGGTATATTGATCATGCTCGGGCATATTGTCCTTGCTGTACCAGGCAGTCTCTCCATGTTCTTTGTTTCCATGGTACTCATTGTTCTTGGTACTGGTTTATTAAAACCGAATGTTTCAAGCATTGTCGGTGAAATTTACGCGGAAAATGACGAACGCCGGGATTCCGGTTTCAGTATATTCTATATGGGTATCAACATGGGTGCATTCCTTTCACCTTTTGTTGTCGGTACAGTCGGAATGGACTACAGCTTCCATCTTGGTTTTGGACTTGCGGCAATTGGTATGTTAATTGGACTCATCGTCTTTGTTGCAACAAAGAAAAAGAACCTGGGCCTTGCTGGAACTCTTCCTGCGAACCCATTATCACAGAATGAAAAGAAAAGCGTATTCACTAAATTGGGGATAGCTGCACTTATCATAGCTGCCATCATCGGCATCACTGCCGCTAAAGGCATCTTAACGATTCAAACCTTTATCAATCTTGTAGGTATCCTAGGGATCGTTATTCCGACCCTTTATTTCATTTTCATGTATCGCAGTCCTAAAACAACTTCTGTTGAACGTTCACGCTTGATTGCCTATATTCCTTTGTTTATAGCAGCTGTCATGTTCTGGGCGATTCAAGAGCAAGGTGCAACTATATTAGCAAGCTATGCAGACAAACGGACACAGTTGAATTTTGCTGGAATAGAAATAAACCCGGCATGGTTCCAATCTTTGAACCCTTTGTTCATCATTACCCTTGCACCAGTATTCGCATGGTTATGGATTAAACTAGGAAAGCGTCAGCCGACCATTCCTCAAAAATTCTCAATAGGCTTATTGTTCGCCGGTTTATCATTCCTGGTGATCCTGCTTCCTGTTTATTTCGGTGGATCGGACGCATTAGTCAATCCGCTATGGCTTGTACTTAGCTATTTCCTTGTAGTACTTGGAGAACTTTGTTTATCTCCTGTTGGACTTTCAGCAACTACAAAATTGGCTCCTGCCGCATTCTCGGCACAAACGATGAGCCTTTGGTTCCTGGCAAGTGCAGCAGCACAAGCACTGAACGCACAAATCGTCAGATTCTACACTCCTCAAACCGAAATGGCTTATTTTGGCGTGATCGGTGTTGCTTCAATGGTCCTTGGACTGATCCTTATGGTCTTATCACCAAAGATTCAAGGTTACATGAAAGGCATTCGCTAA
- a CDS encoding RsiV family protein, with the protein MEKKLKDLREEYLKTPIPKELNDVVQAALNEKPKKPRVGRNILMSAAAALLIVTASVNISPAAAKAMSEIPIVDKVIKVITFVEWKEEANNSSAVIKTPAISGLENKQLEDSLNEKYLSESKQLYKEFTDSMSKLKEGEKGNMSVESGYVILTDNETILSVQRYTDKISASSSTESQFDTVDKKNDVLLTLNSLFKDDRYLQVISENIKEQMKRQMAEDPEKIYWVEDDDLTAFKGIDENQNFYINEDGKLVIAFNSYEAAPGYMGAVEFIIPTKVLSDLLVGDQYIH; encoded by the coding sequence ATGGAAAAAAAACTAAAAGATCTGCGGGAAGAATATCTTAAAACACCGATACCAAAGGAATTGAATGATGTCGTTCAAGCGGCCTTGAATGAAAAGCCCAAGAAGCCAAGGGTTGGCAGGAATATCCTCATGTCAGCGGCTGCAGCGCTTCTGATTGTGACAGCTTCCGTAAACATCAGTCCGGCAGCGGCGAAAGCCATGAGTGAAATCCCGATAGTCGATAAGGTCATCAAAGTGATTACCTTCGTCGAATGGAAAGAAGAAGCTAATAATTCCTCGGCAGTAATCAAAACACCTGCCATATCCGGTCTGGAGAATAAACAGCTCGAAGATAGCTTGAATGAGAAATACTTATCGGAAAGCAAGCAGCTTTATAAGGAATTCACGGACTCCATGTCAAAACTGAAGGAAGGGGAAAAGGGCAATATGTCCGTGGAAAGCGGATATGTGATATTGACGGATAATGAAACGATCTTATCCGTACAGCGTTATACGGATAAGATTTCTGCTTCCAGTTCTACAGAAAGTCAATTCGATACAGTCGACAAGAAAAACGATGTGCTATTAACACTAAATAGCTTATTTAAAGATGATCGTTATCTTCAGGTGATTAGTGAGAACATCAAAGAACAGATGAAGAGGCAGATGGCAGAAGATCCGGAAAAGATATATTGGGTCGAAGATGATGACCTTACTGCATTTAAAGGCATCGATGAAAACCAAAACTTTTATATAAACGAAGATGGCAAACTAGTCATCGCCTTTAACAGCTATGAAGCTGCGCCGGGATATATGGGGGCCGTCGAGTTCATCATCCCGACAAAAGTGCTGTCAGACCTTCTTGTGGGCGATCAATATATCCATTAA
- a CDS encoding sigma-70 family RNA polymerase sigma factor produces the protein MKNLDMNQLIAARITERQENLYRLAFYYVKNQEDALDIVQESIRKALASSSKIKDAASIDSWLYKIIVRTALDVLRKKKKLTVADDETIEYLRSGEEDHYPDLDLQKALEGLSVKYKTVVVLRFFEDLKLEEIAEVLEENVSTIKTRLYKALQLLRINMTEREETKRWKKN, from the coding sequence ATGAAAAATCTAGATATGAATCAATTAATCGCGGCCCGGATAACCGAACGGCAAGAAAATTTGTACAGACTTGCTTTTTACTATGTTAAAAACCAAGAGGATGCGCTTGATATTGTACAGGAATCAATCAGGAAAGCGCTGGCCTCCAGCAGCAAAATCAAAGACGCTGCTTCTATAGATAGCTGGTTATATAAGATCATCGTCCGAACGGCACTGGATGTTTTGCGGAAGAAAAAGAAACTGACCGTCGCCGATGACGAAACAATAGAATACTTACGCAGCGGTGAGGAAGATCACTATCCTGACCTGGATTTGCAAAAAGCCCTTGAAGGACTTTCGGTCAAGTACAAAACGGTAGTCGTTCTCCGTTTCTTCGAGGACCTGAAGCTGGAAGAGATAGCGGAAGTGCTGGAAGAGAACGTAAGCACGATTAAAACGAGATTATATAAAGCATTGCAACTATTGCGGATCAACATGACTGAACGGGAGGAAACGAAAAGATGGAAAAAAAACTAA
- a CDS encoding polysaccharide deacetylase family protein, with protein MSKLNYKKVFIFLFCLTATVGTLGLAIKSLAFDKKRTVSAYTTDKNYPEADIQTYVKDNTKGGYSASRPVLHLENIDKQLEAYIKKEIKDYEKKWKASDGKASELNLTYTILHFSKQTITISFDKYEQVEGKKQSGSQIFTYDIPSQQKLSIEDIFATDTDYLSVLSDIVFEELTEKEEEGTSNSLIKKENKLKAANFNSFSVLKNTLVFYVKTDDSTKTHTIAIKKELFKDSLLDSYQSQDLNADRVKEWQPKHIVAKLPVQNEWIDPSKKVIALTFDDGPHPSYTTSILKDLNKYDGHATFFVLGSRVQHYPEVLQKMLQQGNEIGNHSWDHPQLTRLSKNKIKSQIEKTQEAVEKATGAEPNLVRPPYGAINNNVREFMEDMKVTLWDVDPEDWKERNEKKIVNKVMSKAKDGSIILMHDIYQTSAQAAGKIIKQLHDQGYQLVTISELEKVQKDRELSGITIKE; from the coding sequence ATGAGTAAATTAAATTATAAAAAAGTCTTTATTTTTCTATTTTGTCTAACAGCTACTGTGGGAACGTTGGGGTTAGCCATCAAAAGCCTTGCTTTTGATAAGAAAAGAACCGTTTCGGCCTATACAACTGATAAAAATTACCCAGAAGCCGATATTCAAACGTATGTGAAAGATAATACGAAAGGCGGGTATTCAGCCAGCAGGCCCGTTCTGCATTTAGAAAATATCGACAAGCAGCTAGAAGCCTACATAAAGAAAGAAATTAAGGATTATGAAAAGAAATGGAAAGCATCCGATGGAAAAGCTTCCGAGCTTAACCTCACTTATACGATCCTCCATTTCAGCAAACAGACCATTACGATTTCCTTCGATAAATATGAGCAAGTGGAAGGAAAGAAGCAGTCTGGATCCCAGATCTTCACTTATGATATTCCATCTCAGCAAAAGCTCTCCATAGAAGACATCTTTGCCACGGATACTGATTATTTATCCGTTTTATCCGATATTGTTTTTGAAGAGTTAACGGAGAAGGAAGAAGAAGGCACTTCAAACAGTCTCATTAAAAAGGAAAACAAACTGAAGGCAGCCAACTTCAATTCTTTTTCAGTCTTGAAAAATACGCTTGTATTCTACGTTAAGACTGATGATTCAACTAAGACCCATACAATAGCCATCAAGAAGGAACTTTTTAAAGATAGTTTGCTAGATTCATATCAAAGTCAAGATTTGAATGCGGATCGTGTAAAGGAATGGCAGCCGAAACATATCGTCGCCAAACTGCCCGTGCAAAATGAATGGATCGACCCTTCAAAAAAGGTCATTGCCTTGACGTTCGATGACGGGCCGCATCCAAGTTATACCACGTCCATTCTTAAAGACCTGAACAAGTATGATGGACACGCGACGTTTTTCGTGCTTGGAAGCCGCGTACAGCACTATCCGGAAGTTCTGCAAAAAATGCTGCAGCAAGGAAATGAGATCGGCAACCATTCATGGGATCATCCGCAGCTGACGCGCTTAAGCAAGAACAAAATCAAAAGTCAAATCGAAAAGACCCAAGAAGCTGTAGAAAAAGCTACAGGTGCTGAGCCAAATCTCGTCCGTCCCCCATATGGAGCGATTAACAATAATGTGCGTGAATTCATGGAGGATATGAAAGTCACACTTTGGGATGTAGATCCCGAAGATTGGAAAGAGCGGAATGAAAAGAAAATCGTAAACAAAGTGATGAGCAAAGCCAAAGATGGCAGTATCATATTAATGCATGATATCTATCAAACTAGCGCCCAGGCTGCAGGAAAAATCATCAAGCAACTGCATGACCAAGGATATCAACTGGTCACAATTTCGGAATTGGAAAAGGTACAGAAAGACCGTGAACTTTCCGGAATCACCATAAAAGAATAA